A genomic segment from Rhodothermus sp. encodes:
- a CDS encoding O-acetyl-ADP-ribose deacetylase produces MRVQQGDWTLEIVQGDITRQPDMEAIVNAANAQLMPGGGVAGAIHRAAGPELAEACRPLAPIRPGQAVITPGFRLPNRYVIHVLGPVYGRDIPSDQILAEAYRNALKVADAHGVRSMAFPAISTGVFGYPLEEAAQVALRTVLEEGPRCRHVRHVRFVLFDERARTVHEEVLTRLQQPEES; encoded by the coding sequence ATGCGTGTGCAACAGGGAGATTGGACGCTGGAGATCGTTCAGGGCGATATTACCAGACAGCCTGACATGGAGGCTATAGTCAACGCTGCTAATGCGCAGCTGATGCCCGGAGGTGGCGTAGCCGGGGCCATCCATCGGGCAGCGGGGCCCGAGCTGGCTGAAGCCTGTCGTCCGCTGGCCCCGATCCGTCCCGGCCAGGCGGTGATTACGCCAGGCTTTCGTCTACCCAACCGGTACGTGATCCACGTCCTGGGGCCTGTCTATGGGCGCGATATCCCTTCGGATCAGATCCTGGCCGAAGCCTACCGAAACGCCCTGAAGGTGGCCGATGCGCATGGCGTGCGCTCGATGGCCTTTCCGGCTATTTCCACCGGCGTGTTTGGTTATCCTCTGGAGGAGGCCGCGCAGGTGGCTCTGCGCACGGTCCTGGAAGAAGGCCCCCGATGCAGGCACGTGCGCCATGTGCGCTTTGTACTTTTTGACGAACGTGCGCGAACGGTTCATGAGGAAGTACTTACCCGTCTGCAACAGCCCGAGGAATCATGA